Sequence from the Methanobacterium alkalithermotolerans genome:
TTTAATGGATTTTCACGATATTTATTAAATATTTTCCTGATTTCAGGAGCTTTTTCAAGTGATTTGCGTATGTAATCGTTGTAAAGACCATCTTTATACATCTTGGCCCCAGAATAAGCCTCCAATTCTATGCCAAAATCATCCAGGGTATCCAGGAATGGTTTCTGGAAGTGTTCCACAAAACTTTCACAGCACCCTTCTGGACAGGGTATCTGGGAATAAGGTAACCCCAGGTATTTTTCGTAACTTTCTGGAAGAGGATAAGGAACCTTACGTAAGGGGTCATGGTCATCTGCTATCCATATGGTTCTGGATGAACTTTCCTTATTAATAAGAGCCTTGCTTACGGCATTGGCTATAAAAACGTCACAGGAGTTCCCAATATGTATTGATCCTGAAATGGAGGTTCCACTGGCTACTACGTGATTATCCACATCCCAATCTTTTAATTCATCTGCTATCCTTTCTATCCAGTGTTTCAATTAAATCACCTTTTTTTAGAGTAAATAATGTAAATATTCCCTATTATACCCAAGGGCAGGTTCTAATCTTTTAGCCCTTTTATATAAAACAGTTTAATAATTATTTTAGTCTATCAGGGGCACTAAAAATAATGCTGTAAATATCATTATAAATCTATTTTATTTTAATATTATGTTATGAAATGTGTCATATGCTAAGGGTTTAAGTACAATATGCATTTTTTAAGGCCCTTATAGAGTTTTATATGATTTTATTTATTTAAAATAAAGAATATAAAAGTAATATTTGTTAAAATAATTTCTTTAAATAGAATTAAATAAAATAAAAATGGTTTAATTAATTAAATTAATCAAACACATCCACTTCGGCATTGTCCAGCCATTCATTCACAATTTTAACAGCACAGTAGTCACCGCACATGGTACATGTATCAGGGTCTTCTGGTGGTCTTTCATCTCTTTTTTGCCGGGCTTCTGCTGGACATAGTGCTGCATCATATTGTGCTTCCCAGTTTAGTTTTTTACGGGCATTGGCCATTACCAGATCTTTTTCCCCATTATGAATGCCTTTGGCCATATCTCCCACATAGGCACCTATTCTGGTGGCAATAACCCCTTCCTTCACGTCATCAGGGTAAGGTAATGCCAGGTGCTCTGCAGGAGTCACATAGCATATGAAATCTGCTCCAGCTCCTGCAGAAGCAGCTGCACCTATTGATGAAACGATATGGTCGTATCCGGCCCCAATATCAGTCACAATTGGTCCTAACATATAGAAAGGAGCTCCCCGGCAAAGTTTTTTCTGCAGGGTGACATTGGCTGGAATTTCATTTAAAGGTATGTGGCCTGGTCCTTCCACAATAGTTTGCACTCCCACTTCCCGGGCTTTATCCACCAGTTCTCCTAATATAATTAATTCCTGGACTCCGGCCCGGTCAGTTGAATCTGCAATTGCACCAGCCCGCATGGCATTGGCCATGGACATTACAAAATCATGTTCTTTGGCTATTTCCAGAATGTAATCATAGTTTTTGTATAAAGGGTTTTCAACTTCATTTTCCACCATCCAGGCGGATACAAAGGCCCCTCCCCGGCTCACAAGTCCTCCTTCACGGCCCTGTCTTTTTAATCTTTTTAAGGTTTCCCGATTCACACTACAGTGTATGGCCATAAAGTCCACACCATCTTTGGCCTGTTTTTCAATGGCCTTGAACATGGATTCTTCTTCCATGTAAATAGCAGAACCCTTTTCCTGAATGGTCTCTACCGCAGCCTGATAAATAGGAACACTTCCCACTGGAATATCAGACATTTTTAAAATTCTCTGTCGGATTTCATTCAAATCTCCCCCCACAGAGAGTTCCATCAAAGTATCAGCATTATGGGCCATGGCCACTTTAGCTTTTTCCTCTTCCAGATCGAAATCACAGATGTCGGTTGATGTTCCAATGGTAGCATTTACTTTAGTTCTGAGCCCTGCTCCAATACCCACCGGTTTTACTCCTTCCCGGTTTAGATTGCTGGGAATAGCTATGGTCCCCTGAGCTACAGATTTTCTTATGAATTCTTCAGAAACGTTTTCAGCCTGGGCCACCGCTTTCATTTCCTCTGTTATTATGCCTTTCTTTGCGTCATCCATTTGTGTCATAGAATCACCATGTATTTTTTAATATTTTTACCCTTAGCTTTTCTTGATAATTATAATCAAAATCATCAAAGCCTAAATATGTTGAATCAAAATTTATCAATATATTCTAATAACGAATAATGATAGTATCCTTTTCATATACTATCATGATTTCATTTTTAATATTGTATTTCTTAATAAAAGATATACTGTTTTAATTTTCCTTTATATATAAATAAAATGATTAGGCACAAGGGCTTACATATAGTTATTAATTCACCCTTATATTAACAATAGTTATGGTAACTAATCCCTATTTATAAAATGCCCTCCAAACAAAAAATAATACGTATTAAACTTTTTTTCCCTCCATACGACTTTTAACCATATCGTAATCTGGAACATTGGTTTGACAACCTTCAGCTTCAATAATAAAAGAAGCAACAGCTGATGCAAATCTTCCACAGTATTCTAAATCATTATCATCTAAATAGGCCGTTATAAAACCCGCCCGGTAGGAATCACCTGCACCGGTAGGGTCCTGAACTACACTTTTTGTGGCATCTATCTTAATTTTTTCAGGAGTATAAATGGTGCTCCCCTGGGAACCATAGGTCTTAACCACAATTTCCGGACCATTTTCCATTATTTCCTTTAGACTCATCCCCAGAGTGTTTTTTATGCGATCAATTTCAAAATGGTTACCAAATAATATATTACATAGTCCCACCACTTCTTTTAACTCCTGGGGGGAATACATGTAAAGGTCCTGACCAGGATCAAAGGAAATTAATTTTTCCTGTTCCCGGGCAACCTCACCACATTTCCGGTTGAACTGGGGATCTCCCGTTGCTAAATGTATGGCCTTGGTTTTCATAATTGACTTAAGTGGTACTTCCGAATTTTTGAAGTTTTTAGCAGCTCCCCAGTAAAAATAACTTATCTGATCGTCATTAGAATTGGTTAAAACAAAAGCAGTGGGGGTTGTGTCCTCTTCCACTACTATCATATCTGCGGTGTCAATTCCCAGTTTATTTAAGACTAATTGATATTCTGAACCGGCAAAATCACCACCTACAGCAGATACCAGGGAAGTATTAAGTCCTAATCTGGATCCCACTACTGCTACATTAGCAGCGGCTCCGCCATGCAGGTTTTTCATTTTTTCTATGGCAGTGGAGGAGTTAGGATCTGGGAACTCCCCTACCTGGATAATATAATCAAAAGCAGTGTGGCCAATTGCCAGTAAATCCCTTTTTTCACTCAATAAATCACCGGCCCTATGTTGATTTTAGAAGTACTTAAAATTTTTCTAGCCATTTTAAATAAGATTTTAACCTGGTGAAATTAATTAAAAACACTATCAATCGCTTTTTACTATGAATATCCCCCTAGTTATAACTATAAAGTCCCGAATCCCTGTTTTTTTACAATTTTCTGGCCAGGGCCAAGTATATAATTAATAAATTCTTCTATCTGTGGATTAAAGTCTCTAAAATTCACCATACTAATAACGTGGCGGGTTTCCTCTTTAAGTAAATCTTCGCCCTGAAAGAAACTACCATTAAGAAAGGTATGCAAATTATTTGAGTTTTTAACTATTTTAAAGGCTTCGTAAGGAGATTTGACTTCACCATAAATTTCAAATGGCACGGAATTATCTTCCAGAGTTTTCCAGGCCAGCCTCTGGGATGAACTGGAAACAGCCACAAACTTTTGATTTTTAAGTTCTCTAATATCACTTACTTCCCATCCCGGACTGGATATTAGTACCAGGTAATCATAAGCAAGGGGAGTAAAATCTAAATCATTTTGAAATGCCAGAAGGGGATCATCCAGGCTCATAATATCTAATAAATCTTTTTTTGCCAGATAAAAAGCACTTTCATCATCGCTACTGTAACATGCTACTTCCAAACTACTCTTTGCAGCTAAAACCTCTAATAACCCGGATGAAATATGGCCTCCGCTAATCAAAAGGCGATTACTATCTTTAATTCTACTAACATAACGGTTATATTGTTCCAGTATGCTTATTCCTTCAGAAGTTAGTTCTGAACCGGCCCCGGTTGTTTTTAATATCTGAAAACCTAATTTATTCTCAGCATCCAGAATGCGACGATTTAAAACCGCAGGGGATACTCCCAATTTAATGGCGGCTTTTCTCTGGGACCATGTTTGGGATACACATTTTAAGGTCTGAAAAAATTTGTAATTAAATTCATGACCATTTATATTCATTCCCAGGCGGGGATAAAATTCCATAGAGTATCAAAACCTTATATATAATATAAAATTTCGCAATTACCATTATTTCAAGTTCTTTAATATCAAGCACACCCTACTAAAAAATAAATATAGGACTTGCAGATATATTATGCTGTTTATGTATTTCAGTTAACAGGATTAAATGTATTACATAAAATTTTAATTTCCTT
This genomic interval carries:
- the thiC gene encoding phosphomethylpyrimidine synthase, giving the protein MTQMDDAKKGIITEEMKAVAQAENVSEEFIRKSVAQGTIAIPSNLNREGVKPVGIGAGLRTKVNATIGTSTDICDFDLEEEKAKVAMAHNADTLMELSVGGDLNEIRQRILKMSDIPVGSVPIYQAAVETIQEKGSAIYMEEESMFKAIEKQAKDGVDFMAIHCSVNRETLKRLKRQGREGGLVSRGGAFVSAWMVENEVENPLYKNYDYILEIAKEHDFVMSMANAMRAGAIADSTDRAGVQELIILGELVDKAREVGVQTIVEGPGHIPLNEIPANVTLQKKLCRGAPFYMLGPIVTDIGAGYDHIVSSIGAAASAGAGADFICYVTPAEHLALPYPDDVKEGVIATRIGAYVGDMAKGIHNGEKDLVMANARKKLNWEAQYDAALCPAEARQKRDERPPEDPDTCTMCGDYCAVKIVNEWLDNAEVDVFD
- a CDS encoding helix-turn-helix domain-containing protein; translation: MEFYPRLGMNINGHEFNYKFFQTLKCVSQTWSQRKAAIKLGVSPAVLNRRILDAENKLGFQILKTTGAGSELTSEGISILEQYNRYVSRIKDSNRLLISGGHISSGLLEVLAAKSSLEVACYSSDDESAFYLAKKDLLDIMSLDDPLLAFQNDLDFTPLAYDYLVLISSPGWEVSDIRELKNQKFVAVSSSSQRLAWKTLEDNSVPFEIYGEVKSPYEAFKIVKNSNNLHTFLNGSFFQGEDLLKEETRHVISMVNFRDFNPQIEEFINYILGPGQKIVKKQGFGTL
- a CDS encoding carbohydrate kinase family protein, whose protein sequence is MSEKRDLLAIGHTAFDYIIQVGEFPDPNSSTAIEKMKNLHGGAAANVAVVGSRLGLNTSLVSAVGGDFAGSEYQLVLNKLGIDTADMIVVEEDTTPTAFVLTNSNDDQISYFYWGAAKNFKNSEVPLKSIMKTKAIHLATGDPQFNRKCGEVAREQEKLISFDPGQDLYMYSPQELKEVVGLCNILFGNHFEIDRIKNTLGMSLKEIMENGPEIVVKTYGSQGSTIYTPEKIKIDATKSVVQDPTGAGDSYRAGFITAYLDDNDLEYCGRFASAVASFIIEAEGCQTNVPDYDMVKSRMEGKKV